From the genome of Sphingobacterium sp. UGAL515B_05:
GAGCCTCCGCTCCATCTCTTTCGTCCAATCCCCGATACAAACGATGATTTAGCATCAGGTTATCGGGCTCTGGAAGAAATCGGCCAACGCGATAGACGCTGGTCATTAGCTGTTCTTTTTCGAAAAAGTCTCTGCATAATTCTTCACAAGCCTGTTTTGTAATGTCATAAATATCACGGGGTTGGACTATAAGTTCCTCTGTAACCCACACCGCCTTTTCCGCATCAACAAGTGCATTGCCGTATATGGAGGTTGTAGAGGTAAAAAGAAAACGCTTTATTCCGTTCTTTACACAGGCATTTAACAGATTTAATGTGCCTGTTATATTGGTATCTATAAAACTTTGCCGGCTATAATTCAAATCCATATGTCTACCATGCAGCGCTGCAGCATGGATAATGGCTTCATAACCACTTGTGAATTCAGTAACTGACTCGGCTCGTTTTATATCTAATAATTGGTCAGTGGTATCGCTTTCCAATAAATCAACTCCCGTAACATCATGTCCAGCCCGACGTAGATTCTGAACTGTTACACTTCCCAATTTTCCCGAAGATCCTGTTACCAATATGCGCATGTATACAAAATAAAGGAAAATTTAAGATATAGGTATTTATATGCAGATTTTTTTATATGGTATTGACATAAGGTAATAGGTCAGCCGAACCAGTAAAGACGATCACACAGTAATTGTACACGACAGGGACATGTAGAGAAAAAGTGATACAAATTGTACAGCAATTGATACGCCTTGTCAATAAATACAAACGCGTATGTAGTATCTTTCATATGGATATTTATAAACTAATTATAAAGCTTTGGTTAGGTGGCTAGTTATGCCTATGCTGGTGTAAAGGAAAAAACTAGAAAAAAGTCTATCCTGACGGTTTCGGATAATTGAAATAAATCAACTATGAAAAGAAGAACATTTATTCAGGCGCTGAATTTTGGCATTGCCTCAGCTACATTGTATAAAGGTTACGCAAATGAAATTTTATTTTCCTCTGATGCTGAACCAGGAAACAAGGTACTGTCGTATCACAAGATAAAAGATATCAGATTTTCTACCGTAAAGATGAATTATCCGAGGCTTGTGGGCAAAAATGCCCGTCTCGACCTACATGGTTATGGACCCGATGTGGAAATTTGTGTTATAAGGACAGACCAGGGAGCAATGGGCTGGGCCTCACTCCGTGGCTCAAGACGTGAAGCTGAACAAATTTCGGGAGAATTGATAGGCAAGAAAATGTCAGCTCTTTTTTCTCCCAAAGTCGGTACGCTGCTGCAGACACATATTCCCTTTGATATGGCCTTTCATGACCTTGCCGGAGTCATTTTAAATAAACCTGTTTATGAAATACTTGGTCGAAAAGATCCGATCATAACGGATTATTATAGTGGTATGATCTATTTCGATGACTTAGAACCTGCAGATAGGCCATCAGGAATTGACCGTATTCTTGAGGAATGCCAATATGATTATGGAGTGGGGTACAGGCAATTCAAGTTAAAAATTGGAAGGGGGCATAAATGGATGCCTTTTTCCAAAGGACTTCAACGGGATATAGAGGTTACAAAAGCAGTGGCAGACGCATTTCCTGACTGCAGAATTTTAGTTGATGGAAATAACGGTTTTACATCAGACCAATTTATTCAATATTTAAAAGGTATCCCAATGGTAAATCTCTTTTGGATTGAAGAACCTTTTCATGAAACGGTGATGGACTATCAAAAGCTAAGGGACTTTTTAAAATCGGAAGGCATAAATACCTTGCTGGCGGATGGTGAAGCAGATCCTGATCAGAACTTGCTGAGAACCTTATTTGAAAAGAAACTGCTGGATGTTCACCTTACGGATATTGAAGGCCTTGGATTTACGAATTGGAGGAACTTAATGCCAAAGTTAATACAACTCGGAGCCCAAGCATCTCCACATGCCTGGGGATCGCTTCTCAAGAGCTACTATACAGCGCATTTAGCCGGAGGGCTCGGAAATACCGTAACCATTGAAGGGGTTACAAGTACATCTGATGATGTGGATTTGTCGGGATATCTGGTCAAAGATGGGAAACTTATTCCTTCCTCATCTGCAGGGTTCGGTATGCCATTAATAAAAAAAATCTGAAAGAAGAGACATTAAAATATTTTTCAAACTTTTCAACGTTCTACAGCGTTTAATGAAGAACAAACAAAATGATTTCTTAACCTTAAAAAATTGACTAACCTGTGAACGAAATGAGCTAAAGCATAGTCACAGCTGTAAAAAGTTGTTTAAGGGTAAGGAATGGGTTTTATGATTCTTTTAACATAGTTGTTGATCAAAATTATTTCGAATGTCTAAAAATGCTCCACAAAAGGTAAATGACCATCTTGCTAATGAACGAACTTTCCTTGCTTGGATACGGACAAGCCTAGGGATTATGGGATTCGGTTTTGTAGTTGTTAAGTTCTCTTTATTTATTCGCCAGATTGAGCTCATTCTAAAAAAAGATGTAGTTGCAGGCTCCCAGCATGAACATTCTGGTGCTGTTGGCGTTTCCATTGTGGTCATTGGTGCATTGACGGTTATTGTCGCTTTCTTTAAATATCGTAAAACGAACAAACAAATCGAAGAAGAAAACTTTACTCAAACTTCAAATAGCATCACAATTGTGGCCGTATTAATTTTTGTCATAGGTATTATTCTGAGTTGGTATCTTATCGATGGTCTTTAAGGAGAAAGCGTTAGATTGGCTATTTATAATACCGGCAAAATATATTATTGCTGTGTACACTGTACCACGGTGATTTGATTTATGGAGTTGCGTCTTTCTAAAAGCTGCCGTAAGGCGATCATCAAAAAGGCTAGAAAACCAAAGCCCATCGTTAGCCAGGGCGAAAACTCCACACCTCTTGAAACGATAATCCAGCCACCTACGGTAGTTCCCACAGTCACCCCGAGATTGCCAAATGAAGTCGCTAGACTATTGGCAAATTCTAGCGCCTCGGGGGCGGAAGAAATCATATAAGTAGATGCGTTTAAGAAGCTGGGAGAATACAGAAATCCCCATAAGGCAATCGTACAGACTATA
Proteins encoded in this window:
- a CDS encoding YidH family protein, translating into MSKNAPQKVNDHLANERTFLAWIRTSLGIMGFGFVVVKFSLFIRQIELILKKDVVAGSQHEHSGAVGVSIVVIGALTVIVAFFKYRKTNKQIEEENFTQTSNSITIVAVLIFVIGIILSWYLIDGL
- a CDS encoding NAD(P)-dependent oxidoreductase, whose protein sequence is MRILVTGSSGKLGSVTVQNLRRAGHDVTGVDLLESDTTDQLLDIKRAESVTEFTSGYEAIIHAAALHGRHMDLNYSRQSFIDTNITGTLNLLNACVKNGIKRFLFTSTTSIYGNALVDAEKAVWVTEELIVQPRDIYDITKQACEELCRDFFEKEQLMTSVYRVGRFLPEPDNLMLNHRLYRGLDERDGAEALRLGVESNVTSFQIFNISSGSPFEMEDLIELKSNPSHIIAKRIPNAIEIYRLKGWSFPTSIDRVYRSDKAKQLLGYTPQYTFEFLLNQLP
- a CDS encoding enolase C-terminal domain-like protein, with the protein product MKRRTFIQALNFGIASATLYKGYANEILFSSDAEPGNKVLSYHKIKDIRFSTVKMNYPRLVGKNARLDLHGYGPDVEICVIRTDQGAMGWASLRGSRREAEQISGELIGKKMSALFSPKVGTLLQTHIPFDMAFHDLAGVILNKPVYEILGRKDPIITDYYSGMIYFDDLEPADRPSGIDRILEECQYDYGVGYRQFKLKIGRGHKWMPFSKGLQRDIEVTKAVADAFPDCRILVDGNNGFTSDQFIQYLKGIPMVNLFWIEEPFHETVMDYQKLRDFLKSEGINTLLADGEADPDQNLLRTLFEKKLLDVHLTDIEGLGFTNWRNLMPKLIQLGAQASPHAWGSLLKSYYTAHLAGGLGNTVTIEGVTSTSDDVDLSGYLVKDGKLIPSSSAGFGMPLIKKI